One region of Citrus sinensis cultivar Valencia sweet orange chromosome 6, DVS_A1.0, whole genome shotgun sequence genomic DNA includes:
- the LOC102628312 gene encoding TSL-kinase interacting protein 1 isoform X4, with protein MQMESQLSMNSEVHLHPRNTPVQDEDPRVVASSTLDNVILQQSAKRPTRQWAAWTREEEESFFTALRQVGKNFEKITHRVRSKNKDQVRHYYYRLVRRMNKLLGPGLCLDAKNSKDTNAAMLRWWSLLEKYSCKASKLHLKPRRFKIFVEALEHQLLKDRKRSVRKRPSQRDSYSPTAPTPIPNQSRTSGQDTCTVKLVLVDSQNIQKLGPAKGSLKRNVNIGINRSNNKADSATLKPRQRRKPDSISSAAYKKWEKAAIAGVSLVADAAEHLERTSTDKEVERQQEHTALETADKVLPPLPTISPTLFAEGNVQTPVKLKLQLYPIDDGTRKALEMDNHNPHLELTLSTRKKISSVLEHLNRKWGNASVASGELMLFPYGAQRENLVGYQRWTQDSVFSAADVYAMIGSPPMFRLRYGWFSDTELGYVAPHAPSASGCVPSFHNINVENKKEQIVDSVPGRVPSTSDQSENFVDPYKKLTSVKENDTFATSSSSMPKETSSYISTSKCDIADTSDPAANVSWPRKETGNEIITGQAEDMGDERLSSGTALSAGEWADSLTNISVGDLLAEVPHDLDAAPVAESSQCLQQIPFSCDSFDAAIAAHISRHQNKMGALSTLASHASSIWDAEETCDAFSFQKNPVLCNGVSRLPDIAPPAADCEQIARTNSVGSGGFFEELLDAEGPTDYPAHEDPMDDCLRNPHTLDNSVNDFNGLTDIYWPDSLGPLDLDIPSSKYRGEDIILSDSLGGLNRLIASSLDAFQNCSFFGLDKKEPTPTVEAGETASFSDFKIGSQG; from the exons ATGCAGATGGAATCACAGTTGTCCATGAACTCCGAGGTGCATCTTCATCCTAGGAATACTCCAGTTCAGGATGAAGACCCTCGTGTAGTAGCCTCATCTACCCTCGATAATGTTATTCTGCAGCAGTCTG CTAAAAGGCCTACACGGCAATGGGCTGCTTGGACACGGGAAGAGGAGGAAAGCTTTTTCACTGCATTGCGACAAGTTGGCAAG AATTTTGAGAAGATCACTCATCGAGTCCGAAGCAAAAACAAGGATCAG GTCCGACATTATTATTATCGTCTGGTGAGGCGGATGAACAAGCTGCTGGGTCCAGGATTATGTCTGGATGCAAAAAACTCTAAAGATACCAATGCTGCAATGCTTCGATG GTGGTCTTTACTGGAAAAGTATAGCTGCAAAGCCTCAAAGCTTCACCTGAAGCCCCGAAGGTTCAAGATATTTGTAGAAGCCTTG GAGCATCAACTCCTGAAAGATAGGAAGAGAAGTGTTAGAAAGCGACCTTCTCAAAGGGACAGCTATTCACCTACAGCTCCAACCCCCATTCCAAATCAGAGTAGAACATCAGGACAGGATACTTGCACAGTAAAATTAGTTCTTGTTGATAGTCAAAACATACAAAAATTAGGGCCTGCAAAAGGATCTTTGAAGCGCAATGTTAACATAGGTATTAATCGTAGCAACAATAAGGCAGACTCTGCTACTCTGAAACCTAGGCAACGACGGAAACCag ATAGCATCTCATCAGCTGCATATAAAAAATGGGAAAAGGCTGCTATTGCTGGGGTTTCTTTGGTTGCTGATGCTGCTGAGCATTTAGAACGAACATCCACTGATAAAGAAGTTGAACGTCAGCAAG AGCACACAGCTCTTGAAACTGCTGATAAAGTTCTTCCCCCTTTGCCCACTATTTCACCAACTCTTTTTGCTGAGGGCAATGTACAAACTCCTGTGAAACTTAAGCTCCAGCTGTATCCAATTGATGATGGTACTCGAAAAGCCCTAGAAATG GATAACCATAATCCACACCTGGAGCTCACTCTTAGTACAAGGAAAAAGATATCATCAGTACTTGAACATTTAAATCGCAAATGGGGCAATGCAAGTGTCGCATCTGGAGAGCTAATGCTTTTTCCTTATGGTGCTCAAAGGGAAAATCTGGTGGGTTATCAGAGATGGACCCAGGACTCCGTTTTTAGTGCAGCAGATGTATATGCAATGATCGGAAGCCCTCCAATGTTCCGCTTGAG GTATGGTTGGTTTTCTGATACTGAACTTGGGTATGTAGCACCACATGCTCCTTCAGCATCCGGCTGTGTTCCTAGCTTCCATAATATAAATGTGGAAAATAAGAAGGAGCAGATTGTTGATTCAGTGCCCGGACGTGTGCCATCTACCAGTGATCAGTCTGAGAATTTTGTGGATCCCTATAAAAAACTAACATCAGTTAAAGAAAACGACACATTTGCAACTTCTTCAAGTAGTATGCCTAAGGAGACGAGTAGTTACATCAGCACTTCCAAATGTGATATTGCAGACACATCTGATCCTGCAGCAAATGTATCATGGCCCAGGAAGGAGACTGGTAATGAGATTATTACCGGACAAGCGGAAGATATG GGTGACGAGAGGTTAAGCAGTGGTACTGCACTGTCAGCAGGGGAGTGGGCAGATAGTCTCACCAACATAAGTGTTGGAGATCTGCTCGCTGAGGTGCCTCATGATTTGGATGCTGCACCTGTTGCTGAAAGTTCTCAATGTCTTCAGCAAATCCCGTTCAGCTGTGATTCATTTGATGCTGCCATCGCTGCTCATATATCTAGACATCAAAACAAGATGGGAGCCTTATCAACCTTGGCATCCCATGCTTCTTCCATCTGGGATGCTGAAGAAACATGTGATGCATTctcatttcaaaaaaatccAGTTCTTTGTAATGGGGTTTCCAGATTGCCTGACATTGCTCCTCCAGCAGCAGACTGTGAGCAGATTGCAAGAACAAATTCGGTGGGTTCTGGTGGCTTTTTCGAG GAGTTACTTGATGCTGAGGGCCCTACTGACTACCCTGCGCATGAAGACCCTATGGATGATTGTCTCCGCAATCCCCACACTTTGGATAATTCTGTAAATGACTTCAATGGGCTAACAGATATATATTGG CCCGACTCTTTAGGACCATTAGATTTGGACATACCATCCTCTAAATATCGTGGTGAAGATATAATTCTTAGTGATAGCCTTGGAGGTCTGAACCGTCTTATTGCCAGTAGTCTTGATGCATTTCAAAATTGCTCATTCTTTGGGTTGGACAAGAAAGAACCGACACCAACAGTTGAAGCTGGAGAAACTGCCTCTTTTTCGGATTTTAAAATTGGCAGTCAGGGTTGA